From the Lepus europaeus isolate LE1 chromosome 12, mLepTim1.pri, whole genome shotgun sequence genome, one window contains:
- the TLR4 gene encoding toll-like receptor 4 — protein MMPRLRLAGALIPAMAFLSYLRPESWEPCVEVVPNITYQCMEKNLYKIPDNIPFSTKNLDLSFNLLEHLGSHSFLHVSELHFLDLSRCKIRTIEDDAYQGLKNLSTLILTGNPIQSLSPRAFSGLSNLQKLVAVETHLTSLGDFPIGHLKTLKELNVAHNLIHSFSIPDYFSNLSSLEHLDLSNNKIQNIYHKDLRVLHQMPLGTLSLDLSLNPIDFIQPGAFEAIRLHELILKSNFKSTSIMKICIQGLSGLKVHRLVLGEFKNERTIKNFDKSALEGLCNLAIEEFRLAHIDDLEDNITDLFDCLENVSVMALVHMYIDNQEIFPKDFSWKSLEFINCEFSENIFFLKLSSLRRLIFTDNKGVRTFPELNTPSLEFLDISNNGLSFQSCCSVNSLRLTQLKHLNLSFNGVITMTSNFVGLEQLKSLYFQHSNLRNINEFSVFLSLNSLLYLDISYTNIRVAFRGIFDGLHSLQVLKMAGNAFQDNRLLNIFTEMTNLAELDLSSCQLEQVYQGAFESLPRLESLNMSHNNLLVLDTLTYKCLYSLHILDLSFNRIGNITEPGQQHFPSNLTLLHLTKNAFVCDCEHQIFMQWIKDQKWLLVEVEQMVCITPPNMPVLSFTNATCQISKTIISVSVFSVLVVSFAVVLVYKFYFHLMLLVGRRKYGRGESVYDAFVIYSSQDEDWVRNELVKNLEEGVPPFRLCLHYRDFIPGVAIAANIIQEGFHKSRKVIVVVSQHFIQSRWCIFEYEIAQTWQFLSSHAGIIFIVLQKVEKSLLRQRVELYRLLSRNTYLEWEDNVLGRHIFWRRLRKALLDGKTLSPEGMARAENNQQEAMTLI, from the exons ATGATGCCTCGCCTGCGCCTGGCTGGGGCTCTGATCCCAGCCATGGCCTTCCTTTCCTACTTGAGACCAGAAAGCTGGGAGCCCTGTGTGGAG GTCGTTCCTAATATTACTTACCAGTGCATGGAGAAGAATCTCTACAAAATCCCTGACAACATTCCCTTCTCAACCAAGAACCTGGATCTGAGTTTTAACCTCCTGGAGCATTTAGGCAGCCATAGCTTCTTGCATGTCTCAGAACTGCACTTTCTGGATTTATCCAG GTGTAAAATTCGTACAATTGAAGATGATGCATACCAAGGCCTAAAGAATCTCTCTACCTTGATATTGACAGGAAACCCGATCCAAAGTTTATCCCCACGAGCTTTTTCTGGATTATCAAATTTGCAGAAGCTGGTGGCTGTGGAGACACACCTAACCTCTCTAGGGGACTTCCCTATTGGACATCTCAAAACCTTGAAGGAGCTTAATGTGGCCCATAATCTTATCCATTCCTTCAGTATCCCTGACTATTTTTCTAACCTGTCTAGCCTTGAGCACCTGGATCTTTCAAATAACAAGattcaaaatatttatcataAAGACTTGCGTGTTCTACATCAAATGCCCCTAGGCACACTCTCTTTAGACCTGTCTTTGAACCCTATAGATTTTATCCAACCCGGTGCCTTTGAAGCAATTAGACTCCACGAACTgattttgaaaagtaattttaaaagtacaagtaTAATGAAGATCTGTATTCAAGGGCTGAGTGGTTTAAAAGTTCACCGGTTGGTTTTGggagaatttaaaaatgaaaggaccATTAAAAATTTTGATAAATCTGCCCTGGAGGGACTTTGCAATTTGGCTATTGAAGAATTCCGATTAGCACACATAGATGACCTCGAAGACAATATTACTGACTTATTTGATTGTTTGGAAAATGTTTCTGTAATGGCTCTGGTGCATATGTATATAGACAACCAAGaaatttttcctaaagatttcagCTGGAAATCATTAGAATTTATTAACTGTGAATttagtgaaaatattttcttcttgaagCTCTCATCTCTCAGAAGGCTTATTTTCACTGACAACAAAGGTGTGAGGACTTTTCCAGAACTTAACACACCAAGCCTTGAGTTTCTAGATATCAGCAATAATGGTTTGAGTTTCCAAAGCTGCTGTTCTGTGAATAGTTTGAGACTGACCCAACTCAAGCATTTAAATCTGAGCTTCAATGGTGTTATTACCATGACATCAAACTTTGTGGGCTTAGAACAACTCAAAAGTCTGTATTTCCAACATTCCAATTTGAGAAACATCAATGAATTTTCAGTATTCTTATCACTCAACAGCCTCCTTTACCTTGACATTTCCTATACTAACATCCGAGTTGCCTTCCGTGGCATCTTTGATGGCTTGCACAGTCTCCAAGTCTTAAAAATGGCTGGAAATGCTTTCCAGGACAACAGACTTCTGAATATCTTCACAGAGATGACTAACTTGGCCGAACTGGACCTTTCTTCATGTCAACTGGAACAGGTGTACCAGGGAGCATTTGAGTCACTCCCCAGACTGGAGTCACTAAATATGAGTCACAACAATCTGTTGGTATTGGATACACTCACTTATAAATGTCTCTACTCCCTCCACATTCTGGATTTAAGTTTTAATCGCATAGGAAATATTACAGAGCCAGGGCAGCAGCATTTTCCAAGTAATCTAACTTTATTACATCTTACTAAAAATGCCTTTGTTTGTGATTGTGAACATCAGATTTTCATGCAGTGGATCAAAGACCAGAAGTGGCTGTTGGTGGAAGTTGAACAAATGGTGTGTATCACACCTCCAAATATGCCTGTGCTGAGTTTTACAAATGCCACCTGTCAGATAAGCAAGACCATCATTAGTGTGTCAGTATTCAGTGTGCTTGTGGTATCTTTTGCAGTAGTTCTGGTTTATAAGTTCTATTTTCATTTGATGCTTCTAGTTGGCCGAAGAAAGTATGGTAGGGGTGAAAGTGTCTATGATGCCTTTGTTATCTACTCAAGCCAGGATGAGGACTGGGTGAGGAATGAGTTAGTAAAGAATTTAGAAGAAGGAGTGCCTCCTTTTCGGCTCTGCCTTCACTACAGAGACTTTATTCCTGGTGTGGCCATCGCTGCCAACATCATCCAGGAAGGTTTCCACAAAAGCCGGAAGGTTATTGTTGTAGTGTCCCAACACTTCATCCAGAGCCGCTGGTGTATCTTTGAATATGAGATTGCTCAGACCTGGCAGTTTTTGAGCAGCCATGCGGGTATCATTTTCATTGTCCTGCAAAAGGTGGAGAAGTCCCTACTCCGGCAGCGGGTGGAGCTGTATCGTCTTCTCAGCAGGAACACTTACTTGGAGTGGGAAGATAATGTCCTGGGGCGGCATATCTTCTGGAGACGGCTCAGAAAAGCCCTACTGGATGGAAAAACACTGAGTCCAGAGGGAATGGCAAGGGCAGAAAACAACCaacaagaagcaatgactttgatcTGA